In Enoplosus armatus isolate fEnoArm2 chromosome 12, fEnoArm2.hap1, whole genome shotgun sequence, the DNA window ttttgtgtgtactcCATCCACGAGCATATATTATGTCCGTTGTTGTGTCGCATTTTAATGAGCGAGTGAGTAGTTCTTCTGTTTACATGGAGGACgtcagttgagtaggcggtCCCTGCTAAAAGAAAGCGGTCATATGCAGCCTAGACCACCTCTGAATGTTATCTATCGGACCTCAGTGCGTTTAGGATTTGAAGAGATCTGGGACGCTAATAGGTTAGACCCTTATTGAATGGGAGGCTAGTATTTTCATATGATTTTTGTTTGTCGATTTCAAAATAGGTTATTCTATATATTTGCTTTAGGCTATTCAGCGTCCCCAGGTATGTTTACCCTACAGCACTGTCTTAGTGATTTGCTTCCTCTAATCAACTGTCACCACGTTTAAACCACACATGCACTTAATTTAACATTGTATACCTTCAACATTGagttatacagtatattatttattgttttctgcaCATATTGAAAAACCCCTGTGGAAAACGAGCAATAGGAAATATGGCATGGTATGAGTGTAACATCACTTCAAGAAAGACTGTAGTTCTTGACTGAACTGTGTCTGAAGCATCAAGTTAGATATTGATAAAGAGTGtgcacattttaataattttatgCGCACCAACCCCACCAACATCATTTCAAGTCAACTTACCTGCATAACAAATATGTGACAATTCCTCTACAGATTTACCCTAAGAGTGATACTGAATGGTAAGGCATATCCTGATGGTGTGGGGAAGAACAAGAAGGAAGCCAAACAGAATGCAGCTAAAAATGCCCTGAAATGCTTGGAGGAGAAACCAGTTGACTCTGTAAGattattatactattattatattgtttattgACTTACTTCATTTTTTATATACTAAAGTAGAGACGACCAATGCACGGCACACGTCTCCTCAacatatatttgttgttttcttgacagacagaaaatgcagcAGAAGCTCCTACTGCACCAGTTCATCAGCCAACTATCAGTAACTTCAACTATATCGGTTGGCTGAATGAATATGGTCATAAGAACAGGGTGGCTATAAGGGCTGTGATGTTATCAGGACCGGGACCAAATTATATTACTCAGTAAGTTTCCACAATACATACTAATTCATTCGTAGTTGTTTAGTTaccattttaaaaagcatcaaataACCTTTGTGTGATATTAGATGCTGTAGCTTTGTGGTTGGTGATAAGGAGTATCCAGCTGCCACcgggaaaacaaagaaagaagctAAGGAGGAAGCAGCCAAGCTTGTATATCATGAGATATGTAGCAGTAAAACTACAGAGGTCAGTAGAAATACACACTAGTTTCTTCTGGCTTAATTAAAAAGTGCAGAGGGAAGGAACTAATTGACATGCTTGTCACTGACTTTGTTACACAGTCTGCACTCCAATCGGTGAATCATAATAAAATcctactttttttgttttcaagacTCGAGATGAGAAATTCATCTCATCAAGTCAACCAGATGAGGAATTGAATCAAAGTGTGTCGGACATCTGGTGAGCAAAAACGGTGGCCATGCATTGTTTCATTTGGACTTTCATTCTGTTTGGTTGTGACGGGTTTTAATTAGTATatgatttgtctttgtgttacaGTGATAAGACAAAGTGCTTGACTGTGACAAATACAGACGAAGGTTTTGCAGAGATAAATTTCATAGAAATCATCAACAGCCACTGTCAGAAAACAAAGCGCATCCATGATTTCGTCTTTGAGAAGAGATGCGGTCCACCACATAGACCTCAGTGAGTATGACTGACTGTAAGCTGTATAGACAGTACAGACGCTGGATGAAAACTTGTTAGATATGAGAGAGAAATCTTTACACGACTGTCTGAATATTTCCTCCCTGCCTACGTAGATTTTTCTACAAATTAGTAATCAACAAAAAGGACTACCCTGTGGGTGAGGGTAAGACTGTCAAGGAAGCCAAACAAAATGCAGCTCAGCTGGCCTGGTCTGCTCTTCAAGAACAGTCTGACTGGGACAGCAAGGTATTGagtatttctgttgttttgataTGATAAAATACGGTTTTTAATATGCCACCAAGTAGATTGTTAACAGGCCCACAGCATGTTTCCTTTGCTTTTTACTTAGCCATCAGTTTTCCTGCTCCACATGAAAATGGTTCCCCTTAAGTAAAGTATCACATTAATGTTGTGCTAATATTATTACACTAACGTTGCAGCCCATGCCAGAGATCATCAATTGCTACAAAACATGGTACTATGTAACAGCCGAACTCTTCCTTTGTGCTTTCAGTTGTCTTCCTCATCAGCTgtgtctgatggtgctgcaccAGCCAGGCTGTCCACACCACCAAACACACCGTAAGGCACTGACTGAGGAGCGAATCAGATGGTAAAGTTTGATGTTGAGAATATTCTACTAATGTGTCTCATTGTGTCCTCTAAGGGAGTCCCGTGACTTAAAATCCGAAAGCGTGCCCACAACTACAAGTGACTCAGTTGTTTTCACCAATTCAACGAATCCTCCCAAGGACCAGGTCTGTTGTTTCCTGGTTCACCAGTTTGTAATGCTCAGTCTGTTGCAGAAGTTATATTGAGTTGCTTTAATTTCCCTTTTAGGTTATACCAATTTTACTTAACTGATCTTGATTACTCCAATACATTACCAGAATGCTTTTTACTAATCCCTGAGAGTTATACATGTATTTGATGAGAGAAAAAGTGACAAGTGAAAGTTACAAGACCAAGAGTGTGTCAGTAATTCCAGCGAAGTTAGTCTAGTCCTCAGCACACCTCTTAatccaattacattttttcGCATTGCACTCTGAGCTCTTTGAATTATTGAGAAGTAAAGGACAACTTCTTTAGGACCCTTCCCTTAAATACAGGATTTTGAATGTATGTATGCTTTAATATGATTGGCTATATTTTCCTTCTTCCCATTACCAAGATTCAAAGTCCTGATGTGAAGCCCAAAATAAGGTAAGTCATCTTTTGAAGCCCACTGTAAAGCTACAGTATATCATATTTCACTTGATTTTATCATCTTTCTTGTCTTGTCAGACTTGCAGCAAATTTCCTAAATGCCCACAGCAAAGAGGTAAAGTAAGAAGTTATTATTCATGCTAGTTTGTCGTGTTGgtttttgtttaacattttaatctCTATAtgatgactttattttattcattaaggATATAATGGCCAATTTCAATGGCAAGAATACAGCAAATACTcagagtggaaaaacaacaagcaagTCAGCAATCTCAAGGTATGgaatatgaaaacatttaattacaatATTAGCATGATTTTAGCACTcctttggttgttttttgtattcatattctatcagaaagacatttttatattcaTGAAAATTAATATATGTATAGTCATCTTTTTGCCTCAACAATCTAATCCCAGCAGGTTTACATTAGAATTTGACTCCATAGTGTGCCTCGGCAAAGGAGCCTTTGGTCGTGTTTtcaaggcaaaacaaaaactgctggGGAAGTATTGTGCCATAAAGATTGTCCGCTGCAAAGAGTAAGTCAAATATGAATAATGTTtcatttggttttctttttttaaatgagcacTGTATAGTAGtctttttaagaaaaagaaaatcagtgcCACATGCCGTGCAAAATAAGTTGAAAGTTAACTGAGCTGTGTTCTTGTTCTCCTCTGGATCAGAAAAGCTCTACGAGAGGTGAAAACATTGTCAGACCTCCATCACAGCAATATTGTTCGATACTACACATGTTGGGTGGATGATTCAGGATACCAATGGGACAGTGTAGCTGACAGTTGCAGCACTTCACAGTAAGCCACATCCACATGTTAAAGTCCTTACGATTGCTGATATATtcgcaggtgtgtgtgtggtaaattAGCCTAATAAATTGACAAAAATCGgcccaaaaaaacaaccctgtAACGTTAATACCCGAgaaagtcggggagggtctcattttttaagtgacgtAACAATCCGTTCACacatgtaaattgttacatatCGTACCTTTTAACAGGTATGTCATTTCACAGTTTCTCTGTTCTTACTCTTCTAGGTCGACAGATAATTCATCGATAAAGTACCTCTATATTCAGATGGAGTTGTGTGACACCAAAACACTTAGAGTGTGGATAGACGAGAAGAATACTCAGAATGTGAAGAAATCTCTGCGAAACtccaagagaagagaagaaagtcTAACTATTGCTCAGCAAATAGTCAGTGGGGTCGAATACATTCACTCCAAGATGCTCATCCACAGAGACCTGAAGGTGAGACGAAGTGAAtaaaatcatcatttattaCATCACATCAGTCGTGAAGctaagtgtttgtttatttctttcctgTGGTTAGCCTGCCAACATCATGTTTGGACTGGATGGAAAAGTGAAGATTGGAGACTTTGGTCTGGTCACTGCTGATAATGATGACGATGCTGAGAACGTGATCGAGAGAACAGTGTACAAAGGAACCCCATCTTACATGGCTCCTGAGCAAGTGAGATGGTCTATACTGACATTAACTTTAGATTCTGTATTATTGAATATTGGTTGTCAAAGGGAGACATTAGAGGTTCCCTGTGGAGATTTTAACCACTGCTGGTGTTCTACAGCTCAAGTGccttttgttgacattgtgttcttgttttatgACAGAGGAGTAGGAGGATTTATGACCGAAAAGTGGACATATTTGCTTTGGGGTTGATATATTTTGAGCTCCTTTGGAACCTCGGCCACGAAAAGAAAGCAGTGAGTTGTTCAGTCTAAAACCATGCTATATATGTCAATATGAACTGTTTCCTAATATACTTTTTACTTTCCCTTTTATCACTGCATAACTTCCAGATTTGGGATGATGCCAGAGACCAGAAACTCCCTCAAGGATTTTCACACAATTTTACTCTGGAGGTAGACCAGCAATCTTTCTTTTACTTGACTCATGAAACAGTATTTTCCCTCAGGGTGGCAGTCCTTTGTGATGGTCACTAGCAGGGCAGTAGTGAGGCTGAGGTATAGGGGTTTGCACTGATGAGGAGCCAAAACAggaatgttgatgttttgtacaatgtaataaaaatgtcaaataccAAGCAGGACAGATGACAGTTTGGAGAAAAGGTTGACTTTGTTAGGTTGTCCAAGTAACGTCAGCGTGAGGCAAATACAGTTGAGTGGAGCCTCAAAGACACTGGCAGCATTTATTGATAGTATGGAGGTCACAATAGCTGTTTTTTTGTCGCAGGTCCGAATTATAAAGTCAATGCTGTGTGGGAAGCCAGAAGACCGACCTGAAGCAAGTAAACTGAAGATGGACTTGGAAGAGTGCAG includes these proteins:
- the eif2ak2 gene encoding interferon-induced, double-stranded RNA-activated protein kinase isoform X2 — protein: MEPVNCVAKLNEYAQRTRSVLTYEDVGSVGPDHIKTFTLRVILNGKAYPDGVGKNKKEAKQNAAKNALKCLEEKPVDSTENAAEAPTAPVHQPTISNFNYIGWLNEYGHKNRVAIRAVMLSGPGPNYITQCCSFVVGDKEYPAATGKTKKEAKEEAAKLVYHEICSSKTTETRDEKFISSSQPDEELNQSVSDICDKTKCLTVTNTDEGFAEINFIEIINSHCQKTKRIHDFVFEKRCGPPHRPQFFYKLVINKKDYPVGEGKTVKEAKQNAAQLAWSALQEQSDWDSKLSSSSAVSDGAAPARLSTPPNTPESRDLKSESVPTTTSDSVVFTNSTNPPKDQIQSPDVKPKIRLAANFLNAHSKEDIMANFNGKNTANTQSGKTTSKSAISRFTLEFDSIVCLGKGAFGRVFKAKQKLLGKYCAIKIVRCKEKALREVKTLSDLHHSNIVRYYTCWVDDSGYQWDSVADSCSTSQSTDNSSIKYLYIQMELCDTKTLRVWIDEKNTQNVKKSLRNSKRREESLTIAQQIVSGVEYIHSKMLIHRDLKPANIMFGLDGKVKIGDFGLVTADNDDDAENVIERTVYKGTPSYMAPEQRSRRIYDRKVDIFALGLIYFELLWNLGHEKKAIWDDARDQKLPQGFSHNFTLEVRIIKSMLCGKPEDRPEASKLKMDLEECSRTLKTAKDMARESKTV
- the eif2ak2 gene encoding interferon-induced, double-stranded RNA-activated protein kinase isoform X1; translated protein: MEPVNCVAKLNEYAQRTRSVLTYEDVGSVGPDHIKTFTLRVILNGKAYPDGVGKNKKEAKQNAAKNALKCLEEKPVDSTENAAEAPTAPVHQPTISNFNYIGWLNEYGHKNRVAIRAVMLSGPGPNYITQCCSFVVGDKEYPAATGKTKKEAKEEAAKLVYHEICSSKTTETRDEKFISSSQPDEELNQSVSDICDKTKCLTVTNTDEGFAEINFIEIINSHCQKTKRIHDFVFEKRCGPPHRPQFFYKLVINKKDYPVGEGKTVKEAKQNAAQLAWSALQEQSDWDSKLSSSSAVSDGAAPARLSTPPNTPESRDLKSESVPTTTSDSVVFTNSTNPPKDQIQSPDVKPKIRLAANFLNAHSKEDIMANFNGKNTANTQSGKTTSKSAISSRFTLEFDSIVCLGKGAFGRVFKAKQKLLGKYCAIKIVRCKEKALREVKTLSDLHHSNIVRYYTCWVDDSGYQWDSVADSCSTSQSTDNSSIKYLYIQMELCDTKTLRVWIDEKNTQNVKKSLRNSKRREESLTIAQQIVSGVEYIHSKMLIHRDLKPANIMFGLDGKVKIGDFGLVTADNDDDAENVIERTVYKGTPSYMAPEQRSRRIYDRKVDIFALGLIYFELLWNLGHEKKAIWDDARDQKLPQGFSHNFTLEVRIIKSMLCGKPEDRPEASKLKMDLEECSRTLKTAKDMARESKTV